The DNA segment cacatatctcaggttaacacaacATTAAATGGCGGGGAGCTGGTGTCTGgcacctggctccaagctgccaagtgccagctccccgccactcagaagatggggaaaatgaccagctgctgcgctggtcagtttcccagctcctgggagcagagggcagcccagagcctggctctcccctgccctccactcacaggagacaggaaactgaccagcgcttctgtgctagtcagtttccagTCCCCAGGTGTGGCAGGGATCCCAGAGCAAGgctgcagcctagttcccagctccctgtcactcagactgcactggtcagtttctggctcctgtaagcccaggggaacagggatccaggctgctgcctgattccagaCTCCTCCTGACTTGCAGGACATTAGAATTACACAAGGCTGCCCAGGAACACAGCCAATACCTacctcagggttctactgtactgaCATCTTTCAGATGGTTGTGTTGTCTGTTGAGACTAAGACAACCAACTCAAATCTTATTAGCAGCCCATACATGCGAATATACGTTCCTGGATTTAATTAGATTGCACAGAGTTaccacacaaaaaagaggaatcCCTGAGAGGATTGTATCTGaatcagtatctatcaactcaaGGTGcattaatgtgttacagtatttatagtacattaatacaccctgagttggtagatactggtagTTACATTCCCTGTAAGGAGGGTCCTCTTTTTTGAGAGGCCAAATATGGTAACCTTACATAAAAGGCTGCCAAAAAGCGGAACTAATACATGTCCTTTATTTCGCTTAGGCTCAGTAAAGCCTCTTATAGCCACTTATTTTTTCCCCAGGCTATACATTATAACCTAAGGCGCAAACAATTTTTCCGGGCGCTGAACATTCTTGTGGACTAATTACTTTactcggggggcgggggaataAGGAGCGCTGAGCACGCAGGGGCCCGGGCGCTGCACGTTTTAAGCAGAGGCTGAGACGGACGGGTGGGGAGGGAAAGTCAGAGATGCCTTTTCCTCTCCAGGCGAAGCGTACAAACACCCACTTCCCTCTGGGCGCGGCCCTGGGGGTGATCCCCGCTGCCCCCTACAGCCGCTCCCTTTGCACGtcgctgccccctgcagcctcatCCTTTCCCGCCCCGCCCGCACCTTGAAGGGCCGGTGGAAGTAGCTGTGCTCCGGGGGGTCTCTGCGGCCGGGCGGGACATAGCTGAAGGCGGAGCGGGCGGAGAGCGGCAGCCCGGGTTTGTCTCTCGTCCGTTCAGCGGActcttcctccagctgcccagccgcCTCCGCCGGGAAATGCGGCATCCCACGGCCAACGCCCAGCCCGTCTGCAGCAGCGAGCCCCAgcgggggctgcagctgctggactcTCAGCGTTCCGTCAATACTAGGCAACAGGCTGGGTAGCTAATTGTGAGGTCACacgcaggaggtgggagggggctgcggcGGCCTGAGCCACGTGACAAGCAGGAGGCGTGCTGGGCTCGCGGGCGCACCAGGGGGcatccgcagcagcagcagcagatctgCCTTTGGGggagcttccccccgcccccgggtgtTGATTGGGTGTTAGGGGCCAGTTCAAGCGGCCCTGCAGCAGGGCGCAGCCTCCTGCGGGTCTTGCCTCCTGTCAGGTAATCAGATgaaattcccctcccccatgccgcTTTGGTCAAGGGAAGAGGAAGAGACCCCTTGGCTCAGCCTCTCCTGGCGGGGGGCTGCGGTCACCCAGCGCTGGGGTTGGCCTGTGCTCTGTGCCCCCCGTTTCCACCGCTACTGCAGGACCACCCACTCTGCAGCCCAGCGTGGGGACGCTGTCTGCTCACCTGGTAGTTCTGTGCCGCGATCCctggtttttaattgttttctccTGTGACTGGTGGGTTGGGGGAATGTTGCTGGGCAGGGCCCTAGGTTCAGGTGTAGGTGCAGCTGGTGCTCTGCTGGGGAGGGCGGTGTTTCTGATTGAGTACTGAGCTGTAGGAGAGGATCATGCTGTCGTTTGGATTTAATATTCCAACGGCTAAACTTGCCAAATGGAGACTGAGCATCTGCAGCTGTGGCTAAGGTGGTAGGAATCATTTCCTTTCTACATATGCTTGTGtacatattggatgccgggggagtgggcaggcatagcctgcccacggctacaaggcccttctcacgatgagaggggacccattaaaaacagcccggtcccaagtaaatacgggcacaacgaaagaaaaaccaggagcgggagtgagggtcaaaggtttaaaagaagggagctggagggggacaccgagcagaggaccccggacagcgcccaccgttcctcaaaggcgtccagggagttggtggacgccgcccagaggaactctgctcggattcgtgagcggagggaggaacggaagtaggccccacagtcgcaggtcgccccccctgccagcctcctctccctggttttgtaaatggccattttggccatggccaggaggaggctgacgaggaggtcccgcgactttgtggggccacggatagggtgtgagaggatgagaaggtgtggggagaagtgcagccagaacctcaagaggaggttctggaggagccggaagaggggctgcagcctgacgcactcgatgtagatgtgcgccaggttctccctcgtgccgcaaaaggtacaggtgtccgggatgggggtgaaccgtgccaggtacacgcccgtgctcaccgctccgtggaggattctccagctgctgtCCCCAGCGGGCCgcaggaccaaggtggagtagaggccggcccaccggggctccccaccctccgatgatggcaagaggtcccgccatttgtgatcggggcgggacacgagggtggggaagtggagcgtgtgaagcacgagcgcatACAGAAGATGTCAAGGcgtggttcggaaggggaccggctggaaagtgtgcagccggctgaggtgatggggcgggaggggggcgggcaggatcgcgaagccgggggcccacgaagaggtccggagggctaggagtgggaggggggcggggtgcaccctctcgcaggacccggccgaggtaactgtgagcggtggagggcagggcagccttcacctcccggagtacgagactgggggagcgtaggtcggagagccccatgcgccgggcgagcgccggggcctccatccagtccccccgctcgtagtccaggaggtctccgaccctggtgattccacctaggaccagcctctggcgcaccgtgcgagactccgccgcctgcacacgaaggtgggggttgtgtaacaggggctccgcaaggaggtcttctcccacggtggcccctaaggacctggaggctgcgagcagccgccaagtgcggaggaggtcctggtagaaggccggcagctccgagaggcctcgcggactgactctgcaggataaatagaggagctgccggtcgcatcggagccctcagTAAcagcggaggaaagcgtgcgccagcgtgctccacgctggactatctgcactgttggtgttgagaagcctctgcagggcccggaggcggaagacatggacctgagtgcacgtgcaggtcaggccctgtcccccttcctccgggggaagatggagtacccctgcagggacccagtgcagtcctggccagaactccaggattaacctctggagctggtccaggaacccggagggtgggaccagggtgctgaggcggtgccagagcatggacaggacgagttggttcagcaccagcgctctccctcgaagggagagacactggagtagccctgtccacctccgcaaccgctcagcaaccctgctctctaggccttgccagttttccggcggagagggatgcgtggcggagagaaagacgcctagatagagcagcggaccctcgctccaccggatggcctgaagcgcgggtgggaggcggctcgtctgccatccggtcccgaccaccaggccagagctcttgacccagttgacccgggcggaggaggctgccgagtagacagcttggcaagcctccagacgtgccaggtctcccgggtcctggaccacgaggagcacgtcgtcggcatacgccgacaggactagccacagccctgcctctggaagcgccaaccccgtcaaccttcgccgaaggaggcagaggaagggctcaatggtcagggcgtacagctgtcctgagagcgggcagccttgtcgtactccccgtccgaagctgaccggagcggtcagggtccagttgagcttgaccatgcactccgaggcagggtacagcacccggagaaacccgatgaagcggggtccgaagccgaaggcctgcagggtgcccaggagatacccgtggtccaccctgttgaacgccttctcctggttcagggacaggagggcgaacgacaggctgtccctacacccaagctctaagagatcccggaccagggacaaattatgtaggatggtgcggcccgggacggtgtaggtctggtcggggtggaccacgtcctgcagcacggaccccaagcgacgggagatggctttggcaatgatcttgtagtccgtgctgaggagcgagatgggacgccagttcttgaggtcgcgggggtcccccttctt comes from the Carettochelys insculpta isolate YL-2023 chromosome 2, ASM3395843v1, whole genome shotgun sequence genome and includes:
- the CFAP90 gene encoding cilia- and flagella-associated protein 90 isoform X3 translates to MPHFPAEAAGQLEEESAERTRDKPGLPLSARSAFSYVPPGRRDPPEHSYFHRPFKTGIVSTYDSIFKRPMGYNEKLHRCDREHAHSRGLNINDENMGDT